A single Orcinus orca chromosome 2, mOrcOrc1.1, whole genome shotgun sequence DNA region contains:
- the OTUD7A gene encoding LOW QUALITY PROTEIN: OTU domain-containing protein 7A (The sequence of the model RefSeq protein was modified relative to this genomic sequence to represent the inferred CDS: inserted 4 bases in 3 codons; deleted 4 bases in 3 codons; substituted 4 bases at 4 genomic stop codons), whose protein sequence is MLLMAPESSCVAYVITWLWVFFSSLHEGSEGSSSSSRIKRLSGWATAGAGDSEAGGHTAGAGSASICRVGTALTSSLPCPPSPSLAPLAQPESPTASAGEDVXSLTDSLDSDRDKLCSNSNSKNGKDKEKEKQHKDKDKTRADSVGIQLKNMGGLVHGPMSRSKSANGNHGDAPERGKEKKAKARKGSEEESGASATTSPSENTTPSPTGKAAGASPADKGGRPRGDAWKYSTDVKLSLHILRAAMQGERKFIXAGQLLTSHRHXFQEKMIGYYLTSAQERFSAEQRRRDAPAASTAKGPPRRPEAKGGLNPERALPGPXTQLVLKLKERPNPGRRRGHGRRRAARPPRAPAAAAAAAAAAAAARRAGASGPVPGGSPLAPGRQSVIHVEAVGARDKACCGRGRAAAVGVLRPCALYPRQSRELSSLSYSPARAAALRTVNTVELMAPAXPGALPGAAGAAGAAERKSQTYANGFGSARDGLEFADTPAARSNGEGXPGRPRQLEKCAFYGRAETEHYCSYCCREERRRRRPXARAAAPLAGLSSQCCRCLLRSLVHREAGDPQYVLCTCLVKCS, encoded by the exons ATGTTACTGATGGCTCCAGAGTCCAGCTGCGTGGCGTATGTCATAACTTGGCTGTGGGTGTTCTTTTCTAGCCTCCACGAGGGCTCCGAAGGCAGCAGCTCTAGCTCGAGAATCAAGAGACTCTCAGGCTGGGCCAcagctggggctggggacagTGAGGCCGGAGGCCACACTGCGGGGGCAGGGTCTGCCTCCATCTGCCGCGTGGGGACAGCTCTaacctcctcccttccctgccctccctctccctcgCTGGCCCCTCTGGCGCAGCCGGAGTCCCCGACGGCCTCGGCGGGGGAGGACGTGTAGTCCCTGACCGACTCGCTGGACTCGGACCGCGACAAGCTGTGCAGCAACTCCAACAGCAAGAACGGCAAGGacaaggagaaggagaagcagcaCAAGGACAAGGACAAGACCCGCGCGGACTCCGTGGGCATCCAGCTGAAGAACATGGGCGGCCTGGTGCACGGCCCGATGAGCCGCTCCAAGTCAGCCAACGGCAATCACGGCGACGCGCCCGAGCGCGGCAAGGAGAAGAAGGCCAAG GCGCGCAAGGGCAGCGAGGAGGAGTCGGGAGCCTCGGCCACCACGTCGCCTTCGGAGAACACCACGCCGTCGCCCACGGGCAAGGCAGCAGGCGCGTCGCCAGCCGACAAGGGCGGCAGGCCCCGCGGCGATGCCTGGAAGTACAGCACGGACGTGAAGCTGAGCCTCCACATCCTGCGCGCCGCCATGCAGGGCGAGCGCAAGTTCATCTGAGCCGGCCAGCTGCTCACCAGCCACCGGCACTAATTCCAGGAGAAGATGATCGGCTACTACCTGACCAGCGCGCAGGAGCGCTTCAGCGCCGAGCAGCGGCGCCGCGACGCCCCCGCCGCCTCCACGGCCAAGGGGCCGCCGCGCAGGCCTGAGGCGAAGGGCGGGCTGAACCCCGAGCGCGCCTTGCCGGGCCC CACGCAGCTGGTGCTCAAGCTCAAGGAGCGCCCGAACCCCGGTCGGCGGAGGGGGCACGGGCGGCGCCGCGCGGCGCGGCCTCCACGggccccggcggcggcggcggcggcggcggcggcggcggcggctgca cGGCGCGCGGGCGCCAGCGGACCGGTCCCCGGGGGCAGCCCCCTGGCGCCGGGGCGCCAGAGCGTTATCCACGTGGAGGCGGTG GGCGCGCGGGACAAGGCGTGCTGCGGCCGTGGGCGTGCTGCGGCCGTGGGCGTGCTGCGGCCATGCGCCTTGTACCCGCGGCAGAGCCGCGAGCTGTCGTCGCTGAGCTACAGCCCGGCGCGCGCCGCCGCCCTGCGCACGGTCAACACGGTCGAGTTGATGGCGCCCG TCCCAGGGGCCTTGCCCggcgcggcgggggcggcgggcgcTGCCGAGCGCAAGTCGCAGACCTACGCCAACGGCTTCGGCTCGGCGCGCGACGGCCTGGAGTTCGCCGACACGCCGGCCGCGCGCTCGAACGGTGAGG GGCCCGGACGGCCTCGCCAGCTAGAGAAGTGCGCGTTCTACGGGCGCGCCGAGACCGAGCACTACTGCTCGTACTGCTGCCGCgaggagcggcggcggcggcggccctgAGCGCGCGCCGCGGCCCCGCTGGCCGGGCTGTCCTCTCAGTGCTGTAGGTGTCTCCTCCGCTCCCTGGTCCACCGGGAAGCCGGCGATCCTCAGTACGTGCTGTGTACGTGTTTGGTCAAATGTTCCTAA